From a region of the Tiliqua scincoides isolate rTilSci1 chromosome 4, rTilSci1.hap2, whole genome shotgun sequence genome:
- the LOC136649195 gene encoding pepsin B-like, with translation MKWLILALVCLHLSEGVERIILKKGKSIRENMKEKGVLEEFLKRHQVDPALKYHGNEYDVVYEPITNYLNSFYFGEISIGTPPQNFLVVMDTGSANLWVPSSYCNTAACGNHHRFNPSDSSTYVNNGQTYTLYYGSGDLTVMLGYDTVQIQNIVVQNQEFGLSEDEPANPFYYANFDGILGMSYPAAVVGHVGGYTIMQQMLRQGQLSEPIFSFYFSRQPTVQYGGELILGGVDTQLYSGEISWAPVTREAYWQIGIEEFAIGSQATGWCSEGCQAVVDTGTCQLTVPQQYISSFLQAVGAEQYNGEYVVNCNNVQNMPTITFVINGSEFPLPPSAYVTNNNGYCSVAIETTYLPSPNGQPLWILGDVFLKEYYSVFDMANNRVGFALSA, from the exons ATGAAGTGGTTAATTCTAGCGTTGGTTTGTCTCCATCTCTCAGAGGGTGTGGAAAG AATCATTCTGAAAAAAGGAAAGTCCATCCGGGAGAACATGAAGGAGAAAGGAGTGCTGGAAGAATTCCTGAAGAGGCACCAGGTTGATCCTGCATTGAAATACCATGGGAATGAATACGATGTTGTTTATGAACCAATCACCAATTACTTGAAT AGTTTCTACTTTGGTGAAATCAGCATTGGGACTCCACCACAGAACTTCCTGGTTGTTATGGACACTGGCTCAGCCAATCTATGGGTCCCTTCTAGCTACTGTAATACTGCTGCCTGCG GTAACCATCATCGGTTCAACCCTAGTGACTCCTCCACCTACGTCAACAATGGACAAACCTACACCCTGTACTATGGAAGTGGTGATTTGACTGTGATGCTAGGCTATGACACTGTACAG ATCCAGAACATTGTTGTTCAGAACCAGGAGTTTGGCCTAAGTGAGGATGAGCCTGCCAATCCCTTCTACTATGCCAATTTTGATGGGATTTTGGGGATGTCTTATCCTGCTGCAGTTGTAGGTCATGTAGGGGGGTACACCATCATGCAACAGATGCTGAGACAAGGGCAACTTTCTGAACCCATCTTTAGCTTCTATTTCTCTCG CCAACCAACTGTTCAGTATGGAGGAGAACTGATCTTGGGTGGTGTGGACACTCAGCTGTATTCTGGGGAAATTTCCTGGGCACCTGTCACCCGTGAGGCTTACTGGCAGATTGGCATTGAAGA GTTTGCTATTGGCAGCCAAGCTACTGGTTGGTGCAGTGAAGGCTGCCAAGCAGTTGTGGATACTGGCACTTGTCAACTGACTGTCCCACAGCAGTACATTTCAAGTTTTCTGCAGGCTGTGGGGGCTGAGCAATACAATGGTGAG TATGTGGTGAACTGCAACAATGTCCAGAACATGCCCACCATCACCTTTGTCATCAATGGATCTGAGTTCCCACTGCCTCCTTCTGCCTACGTCACCAAC aacaATGGCTATTGTTCAGTTGCAATTGAGACGACATACTTACCTTCCCCGAATGGACAGCCTCTATGGATCTTGGGTGATGTCTTCCTAAAGGAGTATTACTCGGTCTTTGACATGGCCAACAACAGGGTGGGATTTGCTCTGTCAGCCTAG